Proteins found in one Pseudoxanthomonas sp. SL93 genomic segment:
- a CDS encoding DUF2238 domain-containing protein: MPRSKGLAFGVTLAVFIASWIAPRWPLEQGMHSSLTVLGLAWLWWHDRRWPLRPSHFVLICAFIVAHCIGARWLYSYVPYDAWLHSLTGWSPAQAFGWQRNHFDRFIHLMYGVCFTPALWHWLRQRWPRLSAGHAFTLAVMLIMCSSLIYEWLEWGIALTLSPEAAESYNGQQGDSWDAHADMLLATLGALLVWPLARGERGKTRR, translated from the coding sequence ATGCCGCGCAGCAAGGGACTCGCCTTCGGAGTGACGCTGGCGGTGTTCATCGCCAGCTGGATCGCGCCGCGCTGGCCGCTGGAACAGGGCATGCACAGCAGCCTGACCGTGTTGGGCCTGGCCTGGCTGTGGTGGCATGACCGGCGCTGGCCGCTGCGTCCGTCCCACTTCGTCCTGATCTGCGCCTTCATCGTCGCGCACTGCATCGGGGCGCGCTGGCTGTATTCCTACGTTCCCTACGATGCCTGGTTGCATTCGCTCACCGGCTGGTCGCCGGCACAGGCCTTCGGCTGGCAGCGCAACCACTTCGACCGCTTCATCCACCTGATGTACGGGGTCTGCTTCACGCCGGCCCTCTGGCATTGGCTGCGCCAGCGCTGGCCACGCCTGTCGGCGGGTCACGCCTTCACGCTGGCGGTGATGCTGATCATGTGCAGCAGCCTGATCTACGAGTGGCTGGAATGGGGCATCGCCCTGACCCTGTCACCCGAGGCCGCCGAGTCCTACAACGGGCAACAGGGCGACAGCTGGGACGCGCATGCCGACATGCTGCTGGCCACCCTGGGCGCGCTGCTGGTGTGGCCGCTGGCCCGCGGCGAGCGCGGGAAGACACGTCGATGA
- the lptC gene encoding LPS export ABC transporter periplasmic protein LptC — MSWRTTLGLVLLLAAIVSGWSAWKNRDIPEPDRVVADRSDYVMRDFEMIALNSEGVEAVAVRAPEMARNPVDQTFSITTPLFLLPEEEGRSWELRAKTGWLAAKGEELRLRGDVHGTPPKGSAQTAEFRTEQLNVFPNRDLATSDDLVTLTQPGSRLSGRGFEMNLKTKAYELKSQVKSIYEPRSAR, encoded by the coding sequence ATGAGCTGGCGTACCACCCTGGGTCTGGTGCTGCTGCTGGCCGCCATCGTCAGCGGCTGGTCGGCGTGGAAGAATCGCGACATACCCGAACCGGACCGCGTGGTCGCCGACCGCTCGGATTACGTCATGCGCGATTTCGAGATGATCGCCCTCAACAGCGAAGGCGTGGAAGCCGTCGCGGTGCGTGCGCCGGAGATGGCGCGCAATCCGGTCGACCAGACGTTCTCCATCACCACGCCGCTGTTCCTGCTGCCGGAAGAGGAAGGCCGCTCCTGGGAACTGCGCGCCAAGACCGGCTGGCTGGCCGCCAAGGGCGAGGAGCTGCGCCTGCGCGGCGACGTGCATGGCACGCCGCCGAAGGGCAGCGCCCAGACCGCCGAATTCCGTACCGAGCAACTCAACGTCTTCCCGAATCGGGACCTCGCGACCAGCGACGATCTCGTGACCCTTACCCAGCCAGGCTCTAGACTGAGCGGGCGTGGTTTTGAGATGAACCTCAAGACCAAGGCATACGAACTCAAATCCCAGGTGAAATCTATCTATGAACCGCGTTCTGCTCGCTAG
- a CDS encoding EF-hand domain-containing protein, with protein MSTPIVKAPASRSRFPLRRKILLGFVALLLAAVAWLHFTGAAGTHGIPSQDMDWNGDGTVTETEIAEAFYAVVVTQTEEGPRHCNSFAWRKNGQTIRLDCKTVFQPAQAGDKD; from the coding sequence ATGAGCACGCCCATCGTCAAGGCGCCCGCGTCGCGCTCGCGCTTTCCGCTGCGCCGCAAGATCCTGCTCGGCTTCGTCGCGCTGTTGCTGGCGGCGGTCGCGTGGCTGCATTTCACCGGTGCGGCCGGCACGCACGGCATTCCCAGCCAGGACATGGACTGGAACGGTGACGGCACGGTCACGGAAACCGAAATCGCGGAAGCGTTCTATGCGGTCGTCGTCACCCAGACCGAAGAAGGACCCCGCCACTGCAACAGCTTCGCCTGGCGCAAGAACGGCCAGACCATCCGCCTGGACTGCAAGACGGTGTTCCAGCCAGCGCAGGCCGGCGACAAGGACTGA
- a CDS encoding DUF4034 domain-containing protein → MRKHAAALGMVCAMVVTPLLAATTPEQRPPSTAAREAPFHDAPPAWRAYFDAVLAARKLTDPLQRCLAYPDLPGNQWPARHAEVHCRNHFERLLLTVDEIQAALAKGDVAALEARLDTLLARHFDPQDPREDIHYVFDALREATPAQDALTKQWLRLSPESAYAHLARGAYLDGAAWNARGEKYASETPRENMQRMSQIASQAVVMFEQAVALEPRLLPAYEGLLRMSVVASLDDVGEHAIEQAERVDAGCVSMAYEHMRALQPRWGGSYPAMFQYAESLRLLQASRPHLAMYVGAPLADHADRLVADDQYVGTTLQGFEQAVSLGSNEEYMKDVANVALNATDGARDPWKGYAHLIQAERFSPQNAWAQRTLARFLMRRDPEWALHHVKRALELEPADAAGHYLAGVAYYTMRRFDAAQAEYLIAIDDADQRQASLRELSSMWLYASGLPSRQRATRAAPYIARLMKEYPDDGQGWIMHLHERTMVDNHVDASLLKTVLQKADRSDPWQARAIQPFEDIRAGRPAAPPTQE, encoded by the coding sequence ATGCGGAAGCACGCGGCTGCGCTGGGCATGGTGTGCGCGATGGTGGTGACTCCCTTGCTGGCGGCCACGACGCCGGAGCAGCGGCCCCCCTCGACCGCCGCACGCGAGGCCCCATTCCACGATGCGCCCCCCGCCTGGCGGGCCTACTTCGATGCGGTGCTGGCGGCACGGAAGCTGACGGACCCCCTGCAACGCTGCCTGGCCTATCCCGACCTGCCCGGCAACCAGTGGCCGGCCCGGCACGCCGAGGTCCACTGCCGCAACCATTTCGAACGCCTGCTGCTGACGGTCGACGAGATCCAGGCCGCGCTGGCGAAGGGCGACGTGGCGGCGCTGGAGGCCCGCCTGGATACCTTGCTGGCGCGTCACTTCGACCCCCAGGATCCACGGGAGGACATCCACTACGTCTTCGATGCCCTGCGCGAAGCCACGCCGGCACAGGACGCGCTCACCAAGCAGTGGCTACGGCTGTCGCCGGAAAGCGCCTACGCCCACCTTGCCCGGGGCGCGTACCTGGACGGCGCCGCCTGGAATGCCCGCGGGGAGAAGTACGCGTCCGAGACGCCGCGCGAGAACATGCAGCGCATGTCCCAGATCGCCAGCCAGGCGGTCGTGATGTTCGAGCAGGCCGTGGCACTGGAGCCCCGCCTGCTGCCCGCCTACGAGGGACTGCTGCGGATGTCGGTGGTCGCTTCACTCGATGACGTCGGCGAGCACGCCATCGAACAGGCCGAGCGGGTCGATGCTGGTTGCGTCTCCATGGCCTACGAGCACATGCGCGCGCTGCAACCCCGATGGGGTGGCTCGTACCCGGCGATGTTCCAGTACGCCGAATCCCTGCGCTTGCTGCAGGCCAGCCGGCCCCACTTGGCCATGTACGTGGGCGCGCCGCTGGCCGACCATGCAGATCGCCTGGTGGCCGATGACCAGTACGTGGGCACGACCCTCCAGGGGTTCGAACAGGCCGTCTCGCTGGGCTCCAACGAGGAGTACATGAAGGACGTTGCCAACGTCGCCCTCAATGCCACCGATGGCGCACGCGACCCCTGGAAAGGCTATGCACATCTGATCCAGGCCGAGCGGTTTTCCCCGCAGAACGCCTGGGCGCAACGCACGCTGGCGCGCTTCCTGATGCGGCGCGATCCCGAATGGGCCCTGCATCACGTCAAGCGGGCCCTCGAGCTGGAGCCGGCCGATGCGGCAGGCCATTACCTCGCAGGCGTGGCCTACTACACTATGCGCCGGTTCGATGCGGCGCAGGCCGAGTACCTGATCGCCATCGATGATGCCGACCAGCGCCAGGCTTCGTTGCGGGAACTGTCCAGCATGTGGCTTTACGCCAGTGGCCTGCCGTCAAGGCAGCGGGCCACCCGGGCGGCACCGTACATCGCGCGCCTGATGAAGGAATATCCCGACGATGGCCAAGGCTGGATCATGCACCTCCACGAGCGGACCATGGTGGACAACCATGTCGATGCGTCGCTACTGAAGACGGTGCTGCAGAAGGCCGACCGCAGCGATCCCTGGCAGGCGCGTGCCATCCAGCCTTTCGAAGATATCCGCGCCGGCAGGCCCGCCGCGCCCCCTACCCAAGAGTAA
- the murA gene encoding UDP-N-acetylglucosamine 1-carboxyvinyltransferase: MQKIIVTGGNALNGEVTISGAKNAVLPILCATLLADGPVEITNVPHLHDVVTTVKLLGELGAGISIDEGTLSRGSAITVDPRSVNQHVAPYELVKTMRASILVLGPLLAKYGAAEVSLPGGCAIGSRPVDQHIKGLQALGADITVENGFVKAKARRLKGARYVFDMVTVTGTENVLMAATLAEGTTVLENAAMEPEITDLADCLVALGAKIEGAGTSRIVVHGVERLSGGRHAVVPDRIETGTFLVAAAMTGGRITARRARGDTLDAVLDKLTEAGAHIETTADTITLDMQGKRPKAVSLTTAPYPAFPTDMQAQFMALNCIAEGVGVINETIFENRFMHVNELLRLGADIRVEGHTAIVRGVPRLSGAPVMATDLRASASLILAGLVADGDTTIDRIYHLDRGYENIEEKLGALGAKIRRVS; encoded by the coding sequence ATGCAGAAAATCATCGTCACCGGCGGCAACGCCCTCAACGGCGAAGTCACCATTTCCGGCGCCAAGAACGCCGTGTTGCCGATCCTGTGCGCCACGCTGCTCGCCGATGGCCCGGTCGAGATCACCAACGTGCCGCACCTGCACGACGTGGTCACCACCGTGAAGCTGCTGGGCGAACTGGGCGCGGGCATCAGCATCGACGAAGGCACGCTGTCCAGGGGCAGTGCGATCACGGTCGACCCGCGCAGCGTCAATCAGCATGTCGCTCCGTACGAACTGGTCAAGACCATGCGCGCCTCGATCCTGGTGCTGGGTCCGCTGCTGGCCAAGTACGGCGCCGCCGAAGTGTCGCTGCCCGGTGGCTGCGCGATCGGTTCGCGCCCGGTGGATCAGCACATCAAGGGCCTGCAGGCGCTTGGTGCGGACATCACCGTCGAGAACGGCTTCGTGAAGGCCAAGGCCAGGCGCCTGAAGGGCGCGCGCTACGTCTTCGACATGGTCACCGTCACCGGCACCGAGAACGTGCTGATGGCCGCCACGCTGGCCGAAGGCACCACCGTGCTGGAAAACGCCGCGATGGAACCCGAGATCACCGACCTGGCCGACTGCCTGGTCGCGCTGGGCGCGAAGATCGAGGGCGCGGGGACTTCTCGCATCGTCGTGCACGGTGTCGAGCGCCTCAGCGGCGGTCGTCATGCCGTGGTGCCGGACCGCATCGAAACCGGCACCTTCCTAGTCGCGGCCGCGATGACCGGTGGCCGGATCACCGCACGTCGCGCGCGTGGCGACACGCTGGATGCCGTTCTCGACAAGCTGACCGAAGCCGGCGCGCACATCGAGACCACCGCCGACACGATCACGCTGGACATGCAGGGCAAGCGCCCCAAGGCCGTCAGCCTGACCACCGCGCCGTACCCGGCATTCCCCACCGACATGCAGGCGCAGTTCATGGCGCTCAACTGCATTGCCGAGGGCGTGGGCGTCATCAACGAAACGATCTTCGAAAACCGCTTCATGCACGTCAACGAACTGCTGCGCCTGGGCGCCGACATCCGCGTGGAAGGCCACACCGCCATCGTGCGGGGCGTGCCCCGGCTGAGCGGTGCGCCGGTGATGGCGACGGACCTGCGTGCCTCCGCTTCGCTGATCCTGGCAGGCCTGGTGGCCGATGGCGACACCACCATCGACCGCATCTACCACCTGGACCGTGGCTACGAGAACATCGAGGAAAAACTCGGTGCGTTGGGCGCGAAGATCCGGCGCGTGTCATGA
- a CDS encoding DUF3108 domain-containing protein — MPSPLPALLLGLSLAGLAAPARALEPFVASYQAYNEGKLAGSASMKVAPRSGDQWQIDLGVKGTRGFARLAGLNIEQSTVFDTVGEDFRPLSQATVRHALLMGKKMVGTYDWRAKTAQWQGDIKKNRRAPLPLQPGDMSALLMNLAVIRDAAPGRALNYRVVDNGRVRDYQYVVAAEPETIAVEELSYSALRVNRTNGGNDETIFWVADGVPTPVRILQRENGQDTIDLRLVEYQGVP, encoded by the coding sequence ATGCCCTCACCGTTGCCTGCCCTGTTGCTTGGCCTGTCACTGGCCGGACTCGCTGCGCCCGCCCGGGCGCTGGAGCCGTTCGTGGCCAGCTATCAGGCCTACAACGAGGGCAAGCTGGCAGGCAGCGCCAGCATGAAGGTGGCGCCGCGAAGCGGTGACCAGTGGCAGATCGACCTGGGCGTGAAGGGCACGCGCGGTTTCGCGCGGCTGGCCGGCTTGAACATCGAGCAGAGCACGGTGTTCGACACGGTGGGCGAGGACTTCCGCCCGCTCAGCCAGGCCACCGTCCGCCACGCGCTGCTGATGGGCAAGAAGATGGTTGGCACCTACGACTGGCGTGCAAAGACCGCGCAGTGGCAGGGTGACATCAAGAAGAACCGCCGCGCGCCGCTGCCGCTGCAGCCGGGCGACATGAGCGCGCTGTTGATGAACCTGGCCGTCATCCGCGACGCGGCGCCGGGGCGCGCCCTGAACTACCGCGTGGTGGACAACGGCCGCGTGCGCGATTACCAGTACGTGGTCGCCGCCGAGCCCGAGACCATCGCGGTGGAAGAGCTGAGTTACAGTGCGTTGCGCGTCAACCGCACCAACGGCGGCAATGACGAAACGATTTTCTGGGTCGCCGACGGCGTGCCCACCCCCGTGCGCATCCTGCAGCGGGAAAACGGCCAGGACACCATCGACCTGCGCCTGGTCGAATACCAAGGAGTGCCATGA
- the purM gene encoding phosphoribosylformylglycinamidine cyclo-ligase, translated as MTQPTPPAPTPMTYRDAGVDIDAGNELVERIKPLVKRSFRPEVMGGLGGFGALFDLSGKYREPVLVSGTDGVGTKLKLAQQLGRHDTIGIDLVAMCVNDVLVQGAEPLFFLDYFATGKLDVDTTVAVVGGIARGCELSGCALIGGETAEMPDMYGPGEYDLAGFCVAAVEKSQLLDGSKVRSGDVLVGIASSGPHSNGYSLVRRIYDRAGRPADIDVGGVKLADALMAPTTLYVKPILELLKAHDLHAMAHITGGGLTENIIRVIPDGLGLEIDAGAWALPPVFDWLQREGAVENTEMWRTFNCGIGFVLVVAPDQLPAVQADLARLQLAHWQIGQVVAATSGERVRIG; from the coding sequence GTGACCCAGCCTACGCCGCCTGCCCCCACCCCGATGACCTATCGAGACGCGGGTGTCGACATCGACGCCGGCAACGAGCTGGTCGAACGCATCAAGCCGCTGGTCAAGCGCAGCTTCCGGCCGGAGGTGATGGGCGGCCTGGGCGGCTTCGGCGCGCTGTTCGACCTGTCGGGCAAGTACCGCGAGCCGGTGCTGGTCTCCGGCACCGACGGCGTGGGCACCAAGCTGAAGCTGGCCCAGCAGCTGGGCCGCCACGACACCATCGGCATCGACCTGGTGGCGATGTGCGTCAACGATGTGCTGGTACAGGGCGCCGAGCCGCTGTTCTTCCTGGACTACTTCGCCACCGGCAAGCTCGACGTGGACACCACGGTGGCCGTGGTCGGCGGCATCGCCCGCGGCTGCGAACTGTCCGGCTGCGCGCTGATCGGCGGCGAGACGGCGGAAATGCCCGACATGTACGGCCCTGGCGAATACGACCTGGCCGGCTTCTGCGTGGCCGCGGTGGAGAAATCGCAACTGCTCGATGGCAGCAAGGTGCGTAGCGGCGACGTGCTGGTGGGCATCGCGTCCAGCGGGCCGCATTCGAATGGCTATTCGCTGGTGCGCCGCATCTATGACCGCGCGGGCCGCCCGGCCGACATCGACGTGGGCGGCGTGAAGCTGGCCGATGCACTGATGGCGCCGACCACCCTGTACGTGAAGCCCATCCTCGAGCTGCTGAAGGCCCATGACCTGCACGCCATGGCCCACATCACCGGCGGCGGCCTGACCGAGAACATCATCCGCGTGATCCCTGACGGCCTCGGCCTGGAGATCGACGCGGGCGCCTGGGCCCTGCCGCCGGTGTTCGACTGGCTGCAGCGCGAAGGCGCGGTGGAGAACACCGAGATGTGGCGCACCTTCAACTGCGGCATCGGGTTCGTGCTGGTGGTGGCGCCCGACCAGCTGCCGGCCGTCCAGGCCGACCTGGCCCGCCTGCAGCTGGCGCACTGGCAGATCGGCCAGGTGGTGGCGGCCACGAGTGGCGAACGCGTCCGGATCGGCTGA
- a CDS encoding BolA family protein, which yields MDAETIRKLIESGLPGARADVRGDDGVHFEATVVSEAFRGKLPLVRHRLVYATLGDLMGGAIHALALKTVTPEEVA from the coding sequence TTGGACGCCGAAACCATCCGTAAATTGATCGAATCCGGCCTGCCGGGCGCCCGTGCCGACGTGCGGGGCGACGATGGTGTCCACTTCGAGGCGACAGTCGTGTCAGAGGCCTTCCGCGGCAAGCTGCCGCTGGTCCGGCACCGGCTGGTCTACGCCACCCTGGGCGACCTGATGGGTGGCGCCATCCATGCGCTGGCCCTGAAAACGGTGACGCCCGAAGAAGTCGCCTGA
- a CDS encoding DUF3108 domain-containing protein, whose product MNIPTLRSVRLLGVAALLGATSAPALAVEAFTAQYQASALGMVGEGQMVVAPQANNRWLYTLTVRNQAVDLSQRTVFDEQDGRLRPLSSTDASRLLIKKKNVNTVYDWSKAQATWSGDVKPDRAGPVKLQAGDMDALLVNLAIVRDVAAGKPLNYRMVENGRAKPMTYQVAGKENITVGGKPQSATKVIRTDGDKQTIVWIVPDMPVPARILQRENGQDAIDLQLKSWR is encoded by the coding sequence ATGAACATCCCTACTCTTCGTTCCGTCCGCCTGCTGGGCGTCGCCGCATTGCTGGGCGCCACCAGTGCGCCCGCGCTGGCCGTGGAAGCGTTCACCGCACAGTACCAGGCCAGTGCGCTGGGCATGGTGGGCGAAGGCCAGATGGTGGTCGCGCCGCAGGCCAACAACCGCTGGCTGTATACGCTCACCGTGCGCAACCAGGCCGTGGACCTGAGCCAGCGCACCGTGTTCGACGAACAGGACGGCCGCCTGCGCCCGCTGTCCAGCACCGACGCGTCGCGCCTGCTGATCAAGAAGAAGAACGTCAACACCGTCTACGACTGGTCCAAGGCACAGGCCACCTGGTCGGGTGACGTCAAGCCCGATCGCGCCGGACCGGTGAAGCTGCAGGCCGGCGACATGGACGCGCTGCTGGTCAACCTGGCCATCGTGCGCGATGTCGCCGCGGGCAAGCCGCTGAACTACCGCATGGTCGAGAACGGGCGTGCCAAGCCGATGACCTATCAGGTCGCCGGCAAGGAAAACATCACCGTCGGCGGCAAGCCGCAAAGCGCCACCAAGGTCATCCGCACCGATGGCGACAAGCAGACCATCGTCTGGATCGTGCCGGACATGCCGGTGCCCGCGCGCATCCTGCAGCGCGAGAACGGCCAGGACGCCATCGACCTGCAGCTGAAGTCCTGGCGCTGA
- a CDS encoding KpsF/GutQ family sugar-phosphate isomerase: MPQTLPRTETVSATSLAESGRRVIQIEARALDALAARIDGGFSAVCQAILDSHGRVVCTGMGKSGHIARKIAATLASTGTPAFYVHPGEAGHGDLGMITDADVVLALSYSGESDEVLMLLPVLKRQGNTVIAMTGRPQSTLAREADLHLDVSVPAEACPLDLAPTSSTTASLAMGDALAVALLDARGFTADDFARSHPAGSLGRRLLLHITDVMHAGDDVPRIDQGATLSEALVEMSRKRLGMTAVVDDAGRLVGLFTDGDLRRTLDNPSLDLRGTRIGEVMTRQPKTIGADQLAVEAAQLMEAHQISGLIVVDAEQRPVGALNIHDLLRARVV, encoded by the coding sequence ATGCCCCAGACGCTTCCCCGGACCGAGACCGTTTCCGCCACCAGCCTGGCCGAAAGCGGCCGCCGCGTGATCCAGATCGAGGCCCGCGCGCTGGACGCGCTGGCGGCCCGCATCGATGGCGGATTCTCGGCGGTGTGCCAGGCCATCCTAGACAGCCATGGCCGCGTGGTCTGCACCGGCATGGGCAAGTCGGGCCACATCGCGCGCAAGATCGCCGCGACCCTAGCCTCCACCGGTACCCCGGCCTTCTACGTGCACCCCGGCGAAGCCGGCCACGGCGACCTGGGCATGATCACCGATGCCGACGTGGTGCTGGCGCTCTCGTACTCCGGCGAATCGGACGAAGTGCTGATGCTGCTGCCGGTGCTGAAGCGCCAGGGCAACACGGTCATCGCCATGACCGGCCGCCCGCAGTCCACCCTGGCCCGCGAGGCCGACCTGCATCTGGACGTCAGCGTGCCGGCCGAGGCCTGTCCGCTGGATCTGGCACCCACCAGCAGCACGACCGCCTCGCTGGCGATGGGCGATGCACTGGCGGTGGCCCTGCTGGATGCCCGCGGCTTCACGGCCGACGACTTCGCCCGCTCGCATCCCGCCGGCAGCCTGGGGCGCCGCCTGCTGCTGCACATCACCGACGTGATGCACGCGGGCGACGATGTACCCCGCATCGACCAGGGCGCGACCCTGAGCGAAGCGCTGGTGGAGATGAGCCGCAAGCGCCTGGGCATGACCGCGGTGGTCGATGACGCTGGCCGGTTGGTGGGCCTGTTCACCGACGGCGACCTGCGCCGCACGCTCGACAACCCGTCGCTGGACCTCCGCGGCACCCGCATCGGCGAGGTCATGACGCGGCAGCCGAAGACCATCGGCGCCGACCAGCTGGCCGTGGAAGCGGCGCAACTCATGGAGGCCCACCAGATCAGCGGCCTGATCGTGGTGGACGCTGAACAGCGCCCGGTCGGCGCCCTCAATATTCATGACCTGTTGCGGGCCCGCGTGGTGTAA
- a CDS encoding HAD hydrolase family protein: MPLSHLHALDEDLIARASRVRLACFDVDGTLTDGRLYLDGDGREQKAFHVQDGQGLVLLKRAGIEVAFITARGGTVAVARGRELGVQVFTGVKDKLAQVKTLCAGLGISLDEVAFMGDDLPDVPPLQAVGLGIVPANAHAWTAAHAHWRTRSTGGEGAAREACDLILASQGHAPSFEGVTA, encoded by the coding sequence ATGCCCCTCTCCCATCTGCACGCCCTTGACGAAGACCTGATCGCCCGCGCCTCGCGCGTCCGGCTGGCCTGTTTCGACGTGGACGGCACCCTGACCGACGGCCGCCTGTACCTGGACGGCGACGGACGCGAACAGAAAGCGTTCCATGTGCAGGATGGCCAGGGCCTGGTGCTGCTGAAGCGCGCCGGCATCGAGGTCGCCTTCATCACCGCCCGCGGCGGCACCGTGGCCGTGGCGCGCGGACGCGAGCTGGGGGTGCAGGTCTTCACGGGGGTCAAGGACAAGCTGGCGCAGGTGAAGACGTTGTGCGCCGGCCTGGGCATCTCGCTCGACGAGGTCGCCTTCATGGGCGACGACCTGCCCGACGTACCGCCGCTGCAGGCGGTGGGGCTGGGCATCGTGCCGGCCAATGCACATGCGTGGACGGCGGCCCATGCGCACTGGCGCACCCGCAGTACTGGCGGCGAGGGCGCGGCGCGCGAAGCCTGCGACCTGATCCTGGCGTCGCAAGGGCATGCCCCCTCGTTCGAAGGCGTGACCGCATGA
- a CDS encoding DUF3108 domain-containing protein, with protein sequence MIRKPRLTMLALLAWTSVLALPAHALKPFSAEYAASYKGISAGGSMTLTRQGNRWTYAMGIRNAAANLSQATVFEDAAGRYRPVGGSDRSTYLMKTRSIITHYNWKALQARWSGDVKPHRAGPIPLRPGDMDALLVNLALVRDVGAGRNAVSYRLVENGRAKPLSYRVVGREKLVVAGRTLDTSRAVQVAGDKQTTVWVAAGVPTPVRIVQREGGSETFRLQLTSWR encoded by the coding sequence ATGATCAGAAAGCCACGGCTCACCATGCTTGCCCTGCTGGCATGGACATCGGTGCTGGCACTGCCCGCGCACGCACTCAAACCGTTCAGCGCCGAGTACGCCGCCTCCTACAAGGGCATTTCCGCGGGTGGTTCCATGACGCTGACCCGACAGGGCAACCGCTGGACGTACGCCATGGGCATCCGCAACGCCGCCGCCAACCTCAGCCAAGCCACGGTGTTCGAAGACGCCGCGGGCCGCTACCGTCCCGTCGGTGGCAGCGACCGCTCCACCTACCTGATGAAGACCCGGTCGATCATCACCCACTACAACTGGAAGGCACTGCAGGCGCGCTGGAGTGGCGACGTGAAACCCCACCGCGCCGGCCCTATCCCCCTGCGACCGGGGGACATGGATGCGCTGCTGGTCAATCTTGCGCTGGTACGCGACGTGGGGGCCGGTCGCAACGCCGTGAGCTACCGGCTGGTCGAGAACGGCCGCGCCAAGCCCCTCAGTTATCGTGTGGTCGGCCGTGAAAAGCTGGTCGTCGCGGGCCGTACGCTGGACACCTCACGGGCAGTGCAGGTGGCGGGTGACAAGCAGACGACGGTCTGGGTCGCCGCAGGCGTGCCCACACCCGTACGCATCGTGCAACGCGAGGGCGGCAGCGAAACCTTTCGGCTGCAGCTGACATCATGGCGGTGA
- the purN gene encoding phosphoribosylglycinamide formyltransferase, whose product MTARIAVLASGRGSNLQAILEAIRRGTLDAEVVGVFSDRPAAPALQQVPEPLRWSRRPSGFPDKTAYEDALAQAIDAVRPDWVVCAGYMRILGDALIARFRGRLLNIHPSLLPRYRGLHTHARALEARDADHGASVHFVIPELDAGAVIAQVRVPILADDTPETLAARLLPREHALLVAVLRLAATGALAEQGDITLCHGQPLLNPLLLDSTDRLNP is encoded by the coding sequence ATGACCGCCCGCATCGCGGTGCTGGCCTCCGGCCGGGGCAGCAACCTGCAGGCCATCCTCGAAGCGATCCGGCGGGGCACGCTGGATGCCGAGGTCGTGGGCGTGTTCTCCGACAGGCCCGCTGCGCCGGCGTTGCAGCAGGTGCCGGAGCCCCTGCGCTGGAGCCGCCGGCCCTCGGGCTTCCCGGACAAGACCGCCTACGAGGACGCGCTGGCGCAGGCCATCGACGCGGTGCGGCCGGACTGGGTGGTGTGTGCCGGCTACATGCGCATCCTGGGTGATGCGCTCATCGCCCGGTTCCGCGGCCGACTGCTGAACATCCACCCCTCGCTGCTGCCCCGCTACCGCGGGCTGCACACCCACGCGCGCGCGCTGGAGGCGCGCGATGCCGACCACGGCGCCAGCGTCCACTTCGTCATACCTGAACTGGACGCCGGCGCCGTCATTGCCCAGGTTCGGGTACCCATCCTGGCCGACGACACGCCCGAAACGCTGGCGGCGCGCCTGCTTCCGCGTGAACACGCACTGCTGGTCGCGGTGCTGCGGCTGGCGGCGACCGGCGCGCTGGCTGAACAGGGCGACATCACGCTCTGTCACGGTCAGCCGCTATTAAATCCCCTCCTCCTAGATTCAACCGACCGTTTGAATCCGTGA